The following coding sequences lie in one Glycine soja cultivar W05 chromosome 16, ASM419377v2, whole genome shotgun sequence genomic window:
- the LOC114389695 gene encoding embryo-specific protein ATS3B-like produces the protein MIKVVLFLFCFASALTLSVSESKSASVQPHAAESFSVGYIQMKTAANCSYLVVISTSCSSPKFTTDKIGITFGDAYGNQVYEPRLDDPISRIFEQCSSDTFQIDGACASPICYVYLYRSGAEEGWEPESVKIYGYNSEPITFDFNTSIPNGTWYGYNLCETPSSSSHQLFPQKWLMSLVLGFVLSFLL, from the exons atgataaaggtCGTTCTTTTTTTGTTCTGCTTTGCCTCTGCACTGACCCTTTCAGTATCGGAGTCCAAATCTGCTTCTGTGCAACCTCATGCAGCTGAATCTTTCTCTGTTGGATATATTCAG ATGAAGACTGCAGCGAACTGTTCTTACCTGGTAGTTATATCTACGAGTTGTTCATCGCCCAAGTTCACTACGGATAAGATCGGTATTACGTTTGGGGATGCTTATGGCAACCag GTATATGAACCAAGACTGGATGATCCAATTTCAAGGATATTTGAACAGTGTTCTTCAGATACATTTCAGATAGATGGTGCATGTGCATCTCCAATTTGCTATGTGTACCTATATAGATCTGGGGCAGAGGAAGGTTGGGAGCCTGAGAGTGTGAAAATCTATGGCTATAACTCAGAGCCTATTACTTTCGATTTCAACACCTCCATCCCCAATGGCACGTGGTATGGGTATAATCTGTGCGagactccttcttcttcttcacaccAACTATTCCCTCAGAAATGGCTCATGAGTTTGGTTCTAGGCTTTGTTCTTAGTTTTTTGCTGTAA
- the LOC114390040 gene encoding F-box/kelch-repeat protein At3g23880-like: MKHMNATLPHTLPEDLITEILMMLPVRSILRFKCMCKSWFSLISHPEFARSHFALAATTTTRLFLSANYHQVECTDIEASLHDDNSAKVVFNFPLPSPQDKYYNCVIDIVGSCRGFILLLTSGAFDFIIWNPSTGLRKGVSYVMDDHVYNFYVDRCGFGYDSSTDDYVIVNLRIEGWCTEVHCFSLRTNSWSRILCTALYYPHYCGHGVFFNGALHWFVRPCDGRPQAVIISFDVTERGLFEIPLPLNFAVEDEIYVKDEIYNLRVMEGCLCLCVVKMGCGTTIWMMKEYQVQSSWIKLIVLIYNQCHPFLPVFYPICLTKNDEFLGSNHKTLVKLNKKGDLLEYHARCHNMGSTILVRCGVYRESLLSLPE; the protein is encoded by the coding sequence atgAAGCATATGAATGCCACTCTTCCTCATACTCTCCCTGAGGATTTGATCACAGAAATTCTGATGATGTTGCCTGTGAGATCGATATTGCGTTTTAAATGCATGTGTAAGTCATggttttctcttatttctcaTCCAGAATTCGCTCGATCCCACTTTGCCCTAGCTGCAACAACCACCACCAGACTTTTTCTGTCAGCCAACTATCATCAAGTTGAATGCACAGATATAGAGGCATCACTTCATGATGATAATTCTGCCAAAGTAGTCTTTAACTTTCCTCTTCCGTCACCCCAAGACAAATATTATAATTGCGTGATAGATATCGTGGGTTCATGTAGAGGATTTATACTCTTGTTAACCAGTGGTGCCTTTGATTTCATCATATGGAATCCTTCAACGGGTCTCCGGAAAGGAGTTAGCTATGTGATGGATGATCATGTATATAATTTCTATGTTGATCGATGTGGCTTTGGATATGACTCATCAACTGATGACTACGTGATAGTGAATTTAAGAATTGAAGGGTGGTGCACAGAGGTCCATTGTTTCTCCTTGAGAACCAATTCATGGAGTCGCATTTTGTGTACTGCTCTATATTATCCTCATTATTGTGGACATGGAGTGTTCTTTAATGGAGCTCTTCATTGGTTTGTTAGACCCTGTGATGGTCGTCCTCAAGCTGTGATTATTTCATTTGATGTGACGGAAAGGGGATTATTTGAAATTCCACTGCCACTTAATTTCGCCGTTGAAGATGAAATATATGTCAAAgatgaaatatataatttgaggGTCATGGAAGGATGTCTGTGTCTCTGTGTTGTTAAAATGGGTTGTGGAACTACAATTTGGATGATGAAAGAATATCAAGTGCAGTCATCGTGGATCAAGTTAATTGTTCTAATTTATAATCAGTGTCATCCTTTTCTCCCTGTCTTTTACCCAATATGTTTAACCAAAAACGATGAGTTTTTGGGATCAAATCATAAGACATTAGTGAAACTTAATAAGAAAGGTGATTTGCTTGAGTATCACGCACGTTGCCACAACATGGGCAGTACTATTTTAGTACGCTGTGGTGTGTACAGAGAGAGTTTGCTATCACTCCCTGAGTAA